The Sporichthyaceae bacterium DNA window GCCGTAGGTGTTTGCCTCGTTGACCAGCCCGGCTCCGACGTGGGCCAGTGGCTGCCAGATGCGGAAGTTCGCCCCGGTGGGATCGGCGGCGACCGCCATCACGCCCGCGTCGAACACCTGCATGGCGGGCATGAACACCTGGCCACCGGCCTGTTCGATCGCGGCCACGGTGGCCTCCGCGTCGGCGACGCTGATGTAGCTGTTCCACACCGTGGGCAGGTTCTCCATGCCCGGCGGCAGGCCGCCCAGGCCGGCCACCGTCTGGCCGCCGGAGGTGAACATCGTGTAGATGTGCCCGCTGTTCTCATCGCGCTGTTCCTCGACGTCCCAGCCGAACAGGTCGGTGTAGAACGCGGTGACCCCGGCCACGTCGCCGGTCATCACGTCGACCCAGCACGGGGTACCGGGGGCGTAGCTGGTGCGCTTGGGCATGGCTCCTCCTGGGCGTACGGCTCCGTTCCGACCCTAGGCCTGCCCAGCCGAGGCGCGCCGTGAACCCTCGCCGCTCGTACCATGAACCTCAGACGTCGAGAGGACGGATCATGGCCGAACTGCGATCACGCACCACCACCCACGGGCGCAACATGGCAGGTGCCCGCGCGCTGTGGCGTGCCACCGGCATGACCGACGCGGACTTCGACAAGCCGATTGTGGCCATCGCCAACAGCTTCACCCAGTTCGTGCCGGGCCACGTGCACCTGCGCAACATGGGCGCGCTGGTGGCCGAGGCGGTCGCCGAGGCCGGTGGCGTAGGTCGGGAGTTCAACACCATCGCCGTGGACGACGGCATCGCCATGGGCCACGGGGGCATGCTCTACAGCCTGCCCAGCCGGGAGCTGATCGCGGACTCGGTGGAGTACATGGTGCAGGCGCACGTCGCCGACGCCCTGGTGTGCATCTCCAACTGCGACAAGATCACGCCGGGCATGCTGATCGCCGCGATGCGGCTGAACATCCCCACCGTGTTCGTCTCCGGTGGCGCGATGGAGGCCGGCAAGGCGATCGTCCGCGACGGCGTGGCCCGGCCGAAGCTGGACCTCATCTCGGCGATGACCGCCTCGGCCGACGAGTCGGTGTCCGACGACGACCTGGCCGACATCGAGCGCTCCGCGTGCCCGACCTGCGGCTCCTGCTCGGGCATGTTCACCGCGAACTCGATGAACTGCCTGACCGAGGCGCTCGGGCTCTCGCTGCCCGGCAACGGCTCGACGCTGGCCACGTCCTTCGCCCGCAAGGGGTTGTTTCAGGCGGCGGGCGGGCTCGTGGTGGAGTTGGCGAACCGCTACTACGGCTCGGACGACGAGTCGGTGCTGCCGCGTTCGATCGCGACCCGCGAAGCGTTCGCCAACGCCATGCGGATGGACATCGCGATGGGCGGGTCGACCAACACGATCCTGCACCTGCTCGCGGCCGCGATCGAGGGCGGCGTGGAGTTCACCATGGCCGACATCGACGTGCTGTCCCGGCACACGCCGTGCATCTGCAAGGTGGCGCCGTCCACGCCGCTGTACCACATGGAGGACGTGCACCGGGCGGGCGGAATCCCGGCCATCCTGGCCGAACTCGACCGCGGCGGGCTGCTGGAGCGCACCGTGCACACGGTGCACTCCCCCGACCTGGATTCCTGGCTCGCCACCTGGGATGTCCGCCGCCCCGACCCGAACCCGGCGGCGCTAAAACTGTTCTCGGCCGCGCCCGGAGGGGTGCGCACCACCGAGGCGTTCAGCTCGACGGTGACCTGGTCCACGCTGGACACCGACGCTGAGCTCGGCTGCATCCGCGACGTCGAGCACGCGTACAGCTCTGACGGCGGCCTGGCCGTGCTGTACGGCAACCTGGCGCCGGACGGCTGCGTGGTGAAGACCGCGGGCGTGGTGCTGGACCAGCTGTACTTCAAGGGCCCGGCGAAAGTGACGGAGAGTCAGGACGACGCGGTCACCGCAATCCTGGCGGGCACCATCGTGGCCGGCGACGTCGTGGTGGTGCGCTACGAAGGCCCCAAGGGCGGGCCGGGCATGCAGGAGATGCTCTACCCGACCTCGTTCCTCAAGGGCCGCGGCCTGGGCGCCAAGTGCGCGCTGGTCACCGACGGCCGGTTCTCCGGCGGCACCTCCGGGCTGTCCATCGGGCACGTCTCGCCGGAGGCGGCGCAGGGCGGCGCTATCGGGTTGGTGGAGGACGGCGACCTCATCGAGATCGACATCGCCGCCCGGACCATCCAGTTGCTGGTCGACGATGCCGAGCTGGCCACGCGCCGCGCGGAGCGCGACGAGTTGGGCTGGGCCCCGCTCAAGCGGGAGCGTCCGGTGTCCGCCGCGCTGCGCGCCTACGCCTCGATGGCCCTGTCCGCGGACCGCGGCGCCGCCCGCCACGTGCCGTGATGGCCGAGCGCTAGCCCGTCGGCAGGGGTGCGTACACGACGTACGCGAGCAGCAGCTGGCCGGCCGCGTTGGGGTGGTCGCCGTCGGCGGCGAGCAGCGCGGTCGGGTCCTTGTGCCCGTCGGCGCCCTTGAACGCCGCGTAGGTCGACACCAACAGGGCACCACCCGCCCGGGCGGCGGCTTTGAGTGCTTGGTTGGCCCAGGCGGTTGCCGACTCGGCGGCCGCGACGCCGGCCGGGCCGTAGTCGCGACGCGCGACGCGACCGTCCTGCACCACGTTCCAGTAGTCCAACACCGCGATGGTGACCGGGCCGTCGTGCAGGGCACGAATCCGGCCGATCGCCTGCGCGAGATTGCGCTGCACGCGGCGCGCCACGGGCCGGTAGGCCGCGGCGGCGCTCGCACCCCGCCGGACGGAACCGAACGGGCGGTAGAAGTCGTTGGCGCCGATCATCAACAGGACGGTGGTCGCGTTGCTCAACGTGCGGCGCATCTCCGGTCGTTGCACCTGCTCGAGCAGGTCCTTGGTCGCGGCGCCGGACCGGGCCAGGTTGGTCACCACGGCCGGTCGTCCCGTGTGCCGCGCCACCAGGTCGGCGTAGGTGGACACGAAGTTCCGGCAATCGCAGGCCGACCCAGCGGGCACGGAATCCCCGAGCGCGACGACCACGACCGGCTTCGCGACCGGCGCGGAGCGCGGGAGAGCGACAACGTCCGCCGTCGGGGCGGCGTCGTGCGGGTCGTTCGCGGCGGCCACGGCGCCGATGGCGCAACTCAGCGAGGTGAGGCACAGCGCGGTCACCAGGGCGCGGCGCACATAGTCCAATGGCACCCGCATGCGGACCCCCGGTGGGACGTCTACAACTCGCTGCGGTGCAACACTTCCGCGAGAGTGTCAAAAAAGCCCGAAGGCACGCCCGATACCGCGTTGCGTCCGAAGAAGTGAGGGCCCCCGGACACTCTTCTTCGGACGCAAGGGGTTAGTTGAGCTTGCGGACGGCCTTGCGCACGTCCGCGACGGCGTCGGCCAGCGCGGCGTCGTCGAGGCCGCGGCCGATGGCCAGGCCCGCGAGCAGGCCGAACGGGTAGCCGTTCTCGCCGGCGCCGTGGGCGGCGACCGCGAGGTCCCGCCAGATCGGGGCGGCGACCACGGCGTCCTGGTGCTCACCCAACAGGTTTTGCAGCACCTTGGTCCGCTTCACCAACGTTTTCGCGCCACCGACCGACGGTCTGGCGGCCTCGGCGGCGTAGCGCAGTCGTTTGGCGGCCTTGCGGGCCTCGTGCAGTTCCACGTCGCGGTTGGCGGCGGCCGGCTTGGCCGCCTTGAGGTGGCGGTCGACCCGGCGCTGAGCCGCCTTCACCTCGGCGAGCAGCACCGCAGCGGCCTTGCGGGATGCGGCCGGCTGCAGCGGCGGGTGGGCCACCAGGCCGTCGAGCGCTTCGAGCAGTTGGTGGTACCGATCGGCGCTCAGCGCCTCGAGCAGGGTGGCCCGGGCCCCCGCCTGACGGGGGGCGAACCAGTGCGTGACCCGGGCCTGCACCGGGCCGAGCGCGTCCTCGGCGGGCAGCGTCGCGAGCTCGCTGCGGAACCGCTCGCGCAGCACCTCCAGGTCGCGGGCGTCGCCCGCCGCCTCGCCGAGCCACCGCAACTCCTCGATCAGGTGTTGGGTCCGCTCGCGGTCAAGCACCTTGCCGAAGGCCTGCAGCGCGCTGCGGGCGCGACGGCAGGCGACGCGCAGTTGGTGTACCGCGTCCTCGGTCTCCCGACGTACCTCGAGGTCGTTGCGCCGAATGGCGGCGACCTGCCCGCGCAGATACGCGATCACCACCTCCCCGGCGTTGGCGTTCTTGCCGAGCGGCGGCGGCGGGCTGGGCAGTCGGGAGCCCAGCGCCTGGGCCAACTTCGACGGCGAGTCCGACCGCCGGATGCCGGCCTTCGTCAGCACGGCCTCGGCGCGGTC harbors:
- a CDS encoding VOC family protein produces the protein MPKRTSYAPGTPCWVDVMTGDVAGVTAFYTDLFGWDVEEQRDENSGHIYTMFTSGGQTVAGLGGLPPGMENLPTVWNSYISVADAEATVAAIEQAGGQVFMPAMQVFDAGVMAVAADPTGANFRIWQPLAHVGAGLVNEANTYGWNELITRDIDGAKKFYSDVFGWGYDGMDMGSGEYWVVQGGESGGLAGLMARPPAMPAEAPDSWFVYFLVDDIDAIVQRAARTGGQALFGPQSMPGVGIIATVGHPVGGVFALMQPGG
- a CDS encoding CYTH and CHAD domain-containing protein, yielding MAVTHRETERKYEASPSTQLPSLAPLFGASRPETEDQLLVATYFDTSDLRLARSAITMRHRTGDDEAGWHIKVPAGPVSRDEIQVPDRPDSNGEGVDPGPPPTEFVELVSAFLGGRRLVPVAEVRNHRTLSAWRTDSGGSALQVTDDRVTARALPDGSSRSWREFEVELGTDGDPNLLDRAEAVLTKAGIRRSDSPSKLAQALGSRLPSPPPPLGKNANAGEVVIAYLRGQVAAIRRNDLEVRRETEDAVHQLRVACRRARSALQAFGKVLDRERTQHLIEELRWLGEAAGDARDLEVLRERFRSELATLPAEDALGPVQARVTHWFAPRQAGARATLLEALSADRYHQLLEALDGLVAHPPLQPAASRKAAAVLLAEVKAAQRRVDRHLKAAKPAAANRDVELHEARKAAKRLRYAAEAARPSVGGAKTLVKRTKVLQNLLGEHQDAVVAAPIWRDLAVAAHGAGENGYPFGLLAGLAIGRGLDDAALADAVADVRKAVRKLN
- a CDS encoding SGNH/GDSL hydrolase family protein — translated: MRVPLDYVRRALVTALCLTSLSCAIGAVAAANDPHDAAPTADVVALPRSAPVAKPVVVVALGDSVPAGSACDCRNFVSTYADLVARHTGRPAVVTNLARSGAATKDLLEQVQRPEMRRTLSNATTVLLMIGANDFYRPFGSVRRGASAAAAYRPVARRVQRNLAQAIGRIRALHDGPVTIAVLDYWNVVQDGRVARRDYGPAGVAAAESATAWANQALKAAARAGGALLVSTYAAFKGADGHKDPTALLAADGDHPNAAGQLLLAYVVYAPLPTG
- the ilvD gene encoding dihydroxy-acid dehydratase; amino-acid sequence: MAELRSRTTTHGRNMAGARALWRATGMTDADFDKPIVAIANSFTQFVPGHVHLRNMGALVAEAVAEAGGVGREFNTIAVDDGIAMGHGGMLYSLPSRELIADSVEYMVQAHVADALVCISNCDKITPGMLIAAMRLNIPTVFVSGGAMEAGKAIVRDGVARPKLDLISAMTASADESVSDDDLADIERSACPTCGSCSGMFTANSMNCLTEALGLSLPGNGSTLATSFARKGLFQAAGGLVVELANRYYGSDDESVLPRSIATREAFANAMRMDIAMGGSTNTILHLLAAAIEGGVEFTMADIDVLSRHTPCICKVAPSTPLYHMEDVHRAGGIPAILAELDRGGLLERTVHTVHSPDLDSWLATWDVRRPDPNPAALKLFSAAPGGVRTTEAFSSTVTWSTLDTDAELGCIRDVEHAYSSDGGLAVLYGNLAPDGCVVKTAGVVLDQLYFKGPAKVTESQDDAVTAILAGTIVAGDVVVVRYEGPKGGPGMQEMLYPTSFLKGRGLGAKCALVTDGRFSGGTSGLSIGHVSPEAAQGGAIGLVEDGDLIEIDIAARTIQLLVDDAELATRRAERDELGWAPLKRERPVSAALRAYASMALSADRGAARHVP